The sequence CAATTGTAGAATCTATTTTCTATGCGAACTTTCATAAATGTCGACAACAAAAAAATCACTGCACAAGCTATTGGAAACATAGCTAGTGACGAATTCTGAGAAACAAATTACATTTAGTTGTAAATATGAAAAGATAAACAAATATGTAATTTTACAATAGCCTGCCCTACCGCTCTTTCATTTTCTTATGTGCGCTTTTACGCATGGATTTCTGCGCTACACTGGCAGATGCAGGCGCTGTTGATCGATGCGAACTAGTCTTCCTTAAAACCGCAACAGCAACGCAAGACTAATCGATGTCAAACTATAAACTTATCCGCCAGTGCCACGTAGACAGTCAAGTCTCAACTTACCTTTCCTTTAAGGTCCAGGATGAATATAGCAGACGCCGACATCCTAATAAACTAATAgcacaaaaaatataaatatttgacGTTGAATATCCCTTACAACATTTCATTCAGTGCATCTCCCATCTCACGCGCTGTTGTCTAATGCACGCCACTGCTCTTTCCGGGTAGTATTTCGTCGTCAGACCTGTCAAGCAGCTTTCAACGCAACAGAGCATGCAAAACCAATCCTACATCAATTATTAGGTCTACATATGGTATCGATTCTCTTCTATTCTGCTTAAGTTATGCATAGGCTACTATCAGGCGTGTTTGTCTATTGTACTATATAAAGCATTGCATTATCATAGATCGACGCATATGCCTGACTGTTTCAAGATAATTGTATGTATTTTTCTACAGAAAGAAAAACAGATGCGCTATTGAATTTGAAAACGTTTTATTTTATCTACAAATGTAACAAAATGGAGTGCAGGCACACCCAAATAACATCAAATGCATTGGTAAAACTTTAAAAAATCTAACTCAAAAACAAATAGATTGATTGATTATTTGACCCACTTTAAATAATAATTTTCGAACAAATTTCTATCAAAGTCTGTACCAACAGTCAGTCCAATTTTGAAATCCATTGAAAGACACCGGCAAAGGTGCCCTATTGCGGAGCTAAATTGAGTTATTGCTATTATCAGTTTTGTATTCATCTGTCTCTGGACTGTTTTTTTCCCTCTAAAGATGATGGAAATAGACATGCTTATGTTTAATATCTGCATTGGCCCCAATCAGTGTCCAAATAGactagtgacctctctctctcttccctctctcattctctcccctctctttccaccttcTCGCTTTCTTCCTAGCCAATGGTAAAGTCCAtcccatcctcttcctcctcttcctccacttcAAGTGCCCTCTtagccctctccctctcgctggcTTGTATGTAGTTATCCTCTATGAAGCCATCATCATCTTCCTCATCCTCTATCACAATCTCTCCCTGGGGGACAGCAGCAGGGTGGGGGCTCTGTGCCTCTCCCCCATGGTTGTACATAGAGAAGCCCACTTCCAGACTGTTGGGGTCACACTGGCTGGCTGTGTCCTGCTCGGTCAGACGGGTGTGGCGATAGCTGGCTAGGTAGCGGCGGACCAGCTGGCATTTGGCCAGGCTGgcaatgaggagggagagggagattgcCATCACAAGGACTGCCACCAAATATTGCCAACTGTGGGAGGGGCGGCTCTGACCAGGCGACTCTGTGCCTGTTAGGCAAGAGGGGAATAGGTTTTACTGTTCAAATCATTATTATGAATTACATCACAGCTATAACAACCAAGACCGATTGAGTAAGCATCAAAGAATTCTCTGACAGCTGATAATTATATGATATGACTTAACTACATATAAATGAGATGATATGAGGCAGAAGTAAGTTGTTATGAGATCCTTACCATTAGCTGTAGTCATTGTGTTCGTTGGAGTTGTGGTGGGATGTTCACGGTCATTTGCCAACAGTTTTCTATGAGATGGTCTTCTAATTCCTGTCGACAAATCATCAGAGCCACGCTCAAGCTCTTGGTTCCCATGGAAATCCAGGAAGGATATAGTTACTATATCttgagtggagacagacagggggacttGCAGTCTGTGGTGCCCCAAAAACAGCTTCCCTAACCTGGGTAAACCCTGCAGAGCTCCAGCCTCTATGGAAGTCAATTGGCAGCCACTGAGGTCTAGTGTATGCAGGGAGGGGAGGCTGCAGAGGTCGTCTTTCCCCAGCAGAGGGAGGTAGTTGCCTGAGAGATTGAGGGTAACCAGCTGATCCAACCTCTGTAGTTGTCTGAGATGTTGAGGGTTAGTTAAGTTGAGGTGGTTCTGGGAGAGGTCCAGTGTGGTTGCATTGTCCCATATCTCTGTTGGAATATGAGCCAGTTTCCTCCAACTGCAGTTAAATGATGCCTTGGGGAAGAGATGGACAAGATTGGTCAAGCCAACCCTTCCCATGTTGTGGTTGCAATTTAGCAAGAATCAAGAAGTGTAAAATTAACTTTATGATTTTTGGAAGTTTCTCCCTAAAGCCATTATATGGGTGAATAAAAAAATGTGGTGCTAATTAATTAATTAGGAGTCTTTGCAACTGTCTGGTGCTGATAAATAAATATTCCATGTAACTTTAAAACGAAAGATAAAGAAAAACATCTAATATATAACAAATAAAGTTGTGAACAACAAATCAATTCGCTCAAAGAGAGCCCCAATCTTGACATAATTCTTATGTTGATATCCTGTAACGAATCAGACTTCACTCCCAGATGTAACATTATCTTATGATCAACAACAGGGAAACTGTCTCAAACAGGAAATTCCCCATAGTGTTTTCCTCACGTGACTGCTTGGAACTGAACAATGGCAAGAAAAAGAGGAGAAgaaaaagaggagaagaagaaagctGTGTGTCTTTCTTACCGTGCCAGTATTGACAGTACACGGGCCAACAGTGCGACTCTGAAGCATGCTCCCGCTAACTGTTCCCCAGaaacacaaaaccacacacaGGCCGTGGCCCCAGGACCCCATGGTTCCCCCGCTTCCTGTAGGAATCACAGATGGACAGACAAAGACTAAGTATTAATCAGACTGACAAATGAGTCACAACTAAGTATTAATCAGACTGACAAATGAGTCACAACTAAGTATTAATCAGACTGACAAATGAGTCACAACTAAGTATTAATCAGGCTGACAAATGAGTCACAACTAAGTATTAATCAGACTGACACAACTAAAACTGCATTGAAAAATAATAACCAGATAACTAGAACTGAATTGAGAAATAATAACCAGAACTGAATTGAAAATTAATAACCAGAACTGCATTGAGAAATAATAACTAGATAACCAGAACTGAAGTGAGAAATAATAACCAGAACTGAATTGAGAAATAATAACTAGATAACCAGAACTTAATTGATAAATAATAACCAGAACTGAATTGAGAAATAATAACTAGATAACCAGAACTTAATTGATAAATAATAACCAGAACTGAATTgagaaataataacaataactgaATTgagaaataataacaataactgaATTGAGAAATAATAACTAGATAACCAGAACTGAATTGAGAAATAATAACCAGAACTGAATTGAGAAATAATAACTAGATAACCAGAACTGAAATGAGAAATAATAACCAGAACTGAATTGAGAAATAATAACTAGATAACCAGAACTTAATTGATAAATAATAACCAGAACTGAATTgagaaataataacaataactgaATTGAGAAATAATAACCAGAACTGAATTGAGAAATAATAACTAGATAACCAGAACTGAATTGAGAAATAATAACCAGAACTGAATTGAGAAATAATAACCTGAACTGAATTGAGAAATAATAACCAGAACTGAATTGAGAAATGATAACTAGATAACTAGAACTGCATTGAGACAAGTGTTTTAATTCATACTTTATCCTCTGGGAATTCATTCTACATCTTGTTTTATATGTTTATA is a genomic window of Oncorhynchus nerka isolate Pitt River linkage group LG24, Oner_Uvic_2.0, whole genome shotgun sequence containing:
- the lg24h1orf210 gene encoding type III endosome membrane protein TEMP; this translates as MGSWGHGLCVVLCFWGTVSGSMLQSRTVGPCTVNTGTASFNCSWRKLAHIPTEIWDNATTLDLSQNHLNLTNPQHLRQLQRLDQLVTLNLSGNYLPLLGKDDLCSLPSLHTLDLSGCQLTSIEAGALQGLPRLGKLFLGHHRLQVPLSVSTQDIVTISFLDFHGNQELERGSDDLSTGIRRPSHRKLLANDREHPTTTPTNTMTTANGTESPGQSRPSHSWQYLVAVLVMAISLSLLIASLAKCQLVRRYLASYRHTRLTEQDTASQCDPNSLEVGFSMYNHGGEAQSPHPAAVPQGEIVIEDEEDDDGFIEDNYIQASERERAKRALEVEEEEEEDGMDFTIG